CACTCTTGCTGTCATAGGAACTgagtggtgcatgactttaatcccactGGTGCACATCTTACATCCCAGAACTAAAGAGGATTATAGaatggggagacagctctcagttacatctcattctgagattcctagaggcaggattgccatttcagactgaggtcaaggttaagagccagtggatgactgctttgcttttgggTGTTCaagttgaaccctaatttctccatctgagctttaattatacatgctttattaattaaaaaaaacttttgggGCATGAATTGACGAACAACACATTTGCCTGAGACTTTTTAGCAACCAGCCCAGGCCAGAGCTTGGACTGAAATTCCAGGTCTAGAAATTCAGAGGAAATACTAGGATTTCCAAGTCCCATCTGAGTTGGCTTAGCTTCCTCTCCTTAGGAGCCCATCCTTTATGCCACACCTCAGGCCTGCACAGGCGTTCCCATGTTCTTCCTGAAGTTTATTGTGGATCCAACAGACCTGCGTCTTGCCCCTAGCCCTGCATGCTTAAGGCTACCTTTCATAGACAGTAGTTTTTCTCTTACCAGTTCCtatagctgctcagtcccaacaaaacacataAGCTTATAtcagttataaactgtttggcctcattagctcagtcttatttCTAATTAGcttttataccttaaattaacccataattttaaTCTATGTtaagccacatggcttggtaccttttccaaTGCAGTATTTTATcatgcttcctctccatctgacTGGAAATGCAGATGGggccttttctcttctcagaataaTTCTTGTTTgctcaccctgcctatacttccccCTGGCTATTGACCAATGAGCATTTTGTTGAACTATTGCAAGTATCAAATCTTTAGTGGGTAGAAGAACTTTATCCCTCAGCACAAGGGGCTCTGAAATCCCTTGGGATTTGTGTGGGTATACGTCCATGCCTTGTGTCTGTAGGTGCTTgaaaaggccagaaaaggacatagatctcctagagctggaggtAGTGCAAGCAATTAAGAcacatttaataatatttaaaataatactgaTATAAGAGTCACATTGTGCTTAAACATAAGAGGAATGCAGAAGTGTTGTCTCTAAATCTCATGCTTAATCTAAATTCTTTCACCTACTTGCCATGTATATACGGGAACAGGTAGATTTGTAAGTCTTGCTAACCACTGAGAAGTGATTTTGACAAGTACTTTCTCATATAATGGGGATACATCTGTACGGTACAGAGAATCTGTGCTTAAATAGTTCTTATACTGACTTATCAGAAAGTGTCATTTATTAATGTGAgcattttaatataattcatGATTATCCTTATTTCTCTTAACGTATTccctaaaatattttacaaaaagtgTTGTATGCCAGGCCATGAATAAGAAGGGAAAACAAGACTTCATACCTGAATAACTAGTAAtggatataaaaaatatatttttgttgaagaagacatcacagcttttattgtttctttaggAAGTAGAGATCTTATTCCATTCTCTCCAATAATGAAAGTTTCTTAGAGAATCTATCATTGCATATTTCAGACCTCTTGCTTCTTTTATCGAACATGCCCAGTACACAAGGTAACAACTTTACAAGAATAGATATTCAGTGTATGTTTGGTTAAAGCATGAACCTTTAATACAAGAAATCTCTTTCTCAGCTAATTTCtcacacatattttaatattagaaACAAAAGTCAGTATGTATACCTACACCAATGCCAAGAAAATAAGGactaaaaaaaaacttcactgaAAAGCCTAacacttttgaaaatttttctttcatatttcacACCAACTTCTTAATCTAATTCCATAGTATCATATGAACATCATCAAATCCTTAGAACATTTCAAATTGTAAACTGTATTTCAAATCAATCCAAAAAAATTTGAGCTCCCAACATGGTAAACAGCAGTGAAGAAACTGGCTACAAAATTAATCTGTGTACATTTAACCCCAAGTTAAAACTTTGCTAAAAGTCCTCTAAAAGATTATCAACAGCTTATTTGAAAAAGGTGAACAGACCTTTTCAATCATAAAGCAGAGGCTACCTTATACCTCACTTGTGAGTAGGACGACTTAACTTGGTCATAGTACGTCCCTTGGCCTTGCCTTTAGTGCCAGACTTGGCTGCAGCTGCAGCCTggacctcttcttcctcttcaatcAAATCCTGCTCAGAACGATATAAGCAAACCCCAGGCAAGGCTTTACTGACCTTGGCTAAAAAGTCCATCACCTTAATCTCGGTTGCTTCAGCATAGGCTCTCGGGCCCCACAGGAACTCATAGGACGGAGGATCACTGTTAGGAACCTGACGGTATTCTATGTATTCTTCCTGCACTAACTGCTCAGTGATGACCTTCCTAATATCCCCAAAGAAGACGTGTATGATCGCATCATAGACCCCTAATGCATTCAGGAAATACCAGACATCCTCCTCGGCAGCACAGTAGTTATTTAGGTAGATCACACTTAGGAGAGCAATCAGAATGCCCCTGGTAGGAACATCTAGCTCATTGCTCCTACTTCCATCATCCTCGAAATCTAGCTTACTCACAAGCTCATATGCTTGACCATGTGGCAGGACTTCTTTCAGCTCAAGGCCAAACACCACATCCAATCGGTAGGAGGCTTTCTTGAGGATCTCGGGGAAATGTTCCTTGAACCTTTTGTTGATAACTTTGAGCATCTCTCCCCTCTTCATGGACTGCTGCACTTTGTATTTGTAGAGCATGTACTCCATGAGCATTCCCGTCTTCCTTGTCATAAGATCCATCTGCATGCTTCTAGTGGAAAGTAGAGCCCCGGAGGAACGCTCATTTCCATCCCCTTGGCCCTGGTCACCCTTATCAGACCTTCCGGGGGTCACTCCCTGGCTGGCAGTGCTGCTGGGTGCTGAGCACTGCTGTGGGAAGTCAGCAGTGGAAGTGCTTGGCTTAGCATCTCCTGAAGCTTGATCAGAGCCAGCAGGTgactctgttttctctgcctcctttgctTGAGCATCCTTGAGCCCCTGGAGCCTTTTCTCTCGAGCACGCGCCTTACTCTTCTGTCCCCTTGGCATGATGGCTGGCGTCAGGGACAGCAGGACAGACTCTTAGTAGTAGAACAGGTCACTGAGATACCTAAATCAGGAAAATAATGTACTATGAGCACTTTGAGCATGTTGAGGACACTCAGGCTTTCAGCAATTCTTTCCCCTCCTTGTCTAATGgaagagggtcatctgtctatgtgttactttcattggttaataaagaaactgccttggccctttgatatgACAGAAAATTTGGTAGGcggaataaacagaaaagaatcctgggaggaagaaggaagtggggGAGACGCCATGATTCTTCGACCTGAGAtgaatgtaggctagaatctttccagataagccaccacctcggggtgctacacagattattagaaatgggttaatcaagatgtgagagttagccagtaagaggctagagttaatgggccaagcagtgtttaaaagaatacagctttcctgtaattattttgggtaaagctagccggtggccgagAGCCTTCCGGGGCTGCGGGAATAgtcccgcagctccttctacacttaTCTCACACATTATAATGACGTCAGTGTTCTAAGCACTCACTGTATTCCTCACCTCTGGTCACCTTATATATACTGTGAAGTAAAGGATGGCTGCCTTTCTCTGGTGTTTGAACACTCTCAATTCTACTCACATATAGTACTAGGCTGTTGCAATGCTTTACAGAATCCAGGAGAAAGGAAGCCCAAAGGAGACTTAAACTTGAATGACAACACCAATTCATATAACATGAATGGTGAAATCTCACAAGGCCATACTCCTAGATGAACTACTGTAGACAGTGGTTGTTACAAGAGGGAGATTTAGTCTTCTGCAGGCAAATCGCTCAGTCCTAAAACCATACACAtttaagcaacactaaatggacatATAAGGCTGTATTTATGTCTTCAAATAATAAATGCatgtgtttatattatttattgcTTACAATATTAATATTAGTGTGACATacaacaatatataaaatatatgtatatatttgtatattgtcacatatgtaacaatattaattataaaatggacTGTAGATTTGAGACAACATGGAGAGGAATGGGttgggatggagagagaagacaggaactgATATAAATATAAtgcacacaaattaaataaaaagtcaaaagcaaaaataatcacagcactcaggaagtacgGGTAGGAGGACTTACATTAGGCAAAAGGCATCCTGGTCTAAATTTTGAATTATGGGGAAACCAGGGGTATATAcaaaaaaactgactttaaaaaaaaaagagaaagacaaaaaaacatgATGTGCACTgggagaaaacacaaacacaagatgTGATGTTCATGCTGAATCTCACAAGGCTGACCTTTGCTCTCTTGTGCTGACAATGCCTTGGGAACAGAGCCTGTGGCTAGTTATGAGAGGTGTACATGTCCAAGTCACACTGTAGAGCCTGACTTGCAGTGGCCCCATTATTTTGGAAATGATTCCCTCACTTCCACTGATGTTAGGTACTGGAGACCAAGGCTAAGGTGGGCCTATAGGAGACCAAGGCTGTGCCTTCTCAGAGAACAGGCTCAGAGAAGCACAGAGGGCTGTCACATTTCCAGCCCCTAATTCAGGACATTTTAAATATCAGCCAGGATGGGAGTATCCTGCTCAGACATTTGAAACTGACCCTTTTTCTTTGTCTGCACTCATTTGGTGAAGTTATGGGAACTGCTGTAAGTTCCTGACATGCACACCTGGTATCATACTCTTCCCCACTTCCCTCAACCACTGCtgtatttccttcttcctttactGTTCGTCCTGGTCAGTTTCTCATTATCTTCTTACTTCTCCCTAACAGTACTGGAGAGTATTGACAGGAGACTTTAActctttcatttaatttatttaatgatgtctGGTTTTGCAGTCTTTGCCACTTTACCTAGGTCTTCAGGAATGCTAAGCAAACCCTATGCATCAGCTGTGctctctgtctatccatccatttctgatcctttcctttttatttgaaaaaatttatgcctcctcccatctccctcccaccactcctctcctcctccccactcctctcccctttcttctccagtcctaagagcagtcagggttccttgccctgtgggatgtccaaAGTCCTCCCCGCTCTATCCAGGTcttggaaggtgagcatccaaactggctttctctgtgtaataaccctAGTAGTATTAGAACCTGGAACATGCTTTGTAGAAccagattggcttcaaactcacagagatccctctgttgctgcctcccaaatactggaattTGTGCCATCACTGCTGGGCTTCACTTCTGATTCTTAAGAGTAGTTTGGGAGAATATAAAAGTGaggtacatctctgtgagttcaaggtcagcgttctagttctaggacaggtaggACTGCTAAACAGACAAACgttctcttgaaaaaaaacaaagaaaaaaagcattcagATAGGTGGGTGATGACTGCGCACTCTTTGGTCCCTCCCAGctatctggaggcagaggcaggtgggtctctgtgcatTCCAGTTCCACCTGAAtaacagagtgagtttcaggacaggcttcaaagggaagagaaatcctatctcaaaaaaaaaaaaataaaaaaataaaaaacaaaaacaaaaacaaacaaacaaaaaaacacagaaaaaaaatcctctagTCATCTCTGGTATAGAGTTCCTTGTGACTGCCATACACCTAGGCATGACTGCCCAGGTTAGgatacctctgtctcccaggggATGTGCTTGCTCACCCAAGTTAGGCTTCCCCCTGAGTACCACGGGATGGGCATGCCTAGCAGAGTTAGGAGTTCCTCTGAATCCCAGGAGATGGGAGTGGCTAACCAAAGACTCTGGGTATCTTTTGCACATGGCACTTCTTCTGACCAGCCCCAGAAAGGGGTTTCTATCTTAAAACTCAATGTCACTCTTACTTTTGGCTCCCTGAGACGTCTTACCCACCCATGTTGGACATGACCAACCCCATGCCTTTCGCGTGTTTTTCCGAGATATGGGTTTTAAGCGCTATCACAGCATTTAAGAATAAGTAGAGAGCCTAGAGGTGATTTCCCAAacgtttaatcctagcacttgggaggcacgggcaggcaaatctctgtgagtgtgaggcaagcctggtctccaagagctgtTTCCAGGATAgcctttaaagctacagagaaacactgcctctaagggaaaaaaaaaaaagaaaaaatacagagataGCGGAGTTGGTTCTTCATTCCACTGAACACAAACTATTGATTTTCCTGGTGATGAAGTCTGATAGACTTCCGTTACAACGGGGAACTTTAGAGCCCAGGGCTGGGACAACTCATGGTGGATGAGAATTCAGTTCAAGGTTCTTGCCTTACCATTTAAAAGTCAAAGGCTGGCTTTAATTGTGACCTACGAAGCCACCATTTTCAGAATCAGAGTTACTTTCTAAGAGCAGGGGTCCTCGTTTCCTCCCAGAAATATACAAAGCTACAAGACGCCTCATATTTTCCCAGGGCAAGCCTGAGTGAGAGGTAGCACAGCTCCTGTGATTATTCCAGACATATTCCCCCTTGGTACACATTCAGGGTCCTTACCTTGACTGCAGATCTCTCTCAGAACTCCCCAGCGACGCGGCCTGAGCAGAGGAAGTGGCTTCCCTGCCAGGGGCACTAAGACCCAGCTCCTCCCCTCATCACAGGAAGTGAGGTAAACCATATCCGGCCAGGGGCGGGCTCTGAAGAGTGACAGCAGGGACGGGTTACTATGGAACCAGACTGCTGTGGAGGAAATTTAGAGGAGAGTCTGGTTTCCTTACTGTACTTCCCTAAGACACTAATCCTTCCACTGCCTACACTTTTCTTGCGCTATTTGGTGCAGAGTTTAAAACCTGAACCTCTGAAGCCCCCACTTAACTCATGCTTCACCCACCTCGCCATTATTCCCTCTTGCCATATACCACCTTaacctgcctccctctctctctcagattGCGTGTCCTTCCCAGGTTGCAAGCAAATCTTCTATTTAGAGCTAAATTCTCAGCTTTCAGCCACACTCTTTTGCTTTCCAGgaactccaccccacccccaccaccattgGGGGGGGTGAAGGACACAAGGGCACAACTTCTAGCTAGCAAGTCTCAACTAGGTACAATGAAGCTCGTTCTTCTGCTAGAAGTTCTTGTTGGCTATACTACTTTTGAGTCTTTAGGAATTTGAAAAACATAGCATCAGAGGAAGAACTCTAAAGAATAAATCTATACTTTCCTTTAATTCCTAATTTCTACTACCATGTGACTATTAATTCTAAGAatagcttttctttgtatttctctgtatttctgtccCTCTATTATGGCCAATGTTCTCAGTAGGTTTAAGAGAGGCTATATGGCACATCTCTATCCTCTGCGGACTCCTAGGTATGATTTTAAGTTTGGGCAGATGTTTGAAATATTTCATGTTGATTATATATTTTCAGTAATAATTCATGCAAAGACAACATTTTTCTCCCACGTCTTAAATACGTTGGGAAATGGGCACCGTAAGGTAGGGGTTTAAAATTAAGACATGGCCTGCAAACCACATTTTTATGTATAAGGAAAATGACCGATAGACAGGACAGCTTATTTCCATTAAGCCAAGAGAATGGAAAGTTTAGTTCAAGCCTAAACTATACAATAATTTCAATATCAGCTCATTTGAGATCACCTTATCTAGATCAAACCcctaaacaattaaaaatacattaaataaagaaaaatagaaagctgaaggactggagagatagttcagcaattaagatgcattttctgctcttcaaaagatctgggtttagttcccagtatccacatgctGACATACATTTAGGggaatctgaggccctcttctgacatccaagggcactgcatgcacacagtgcatttaacacatatgcaggcaaaattcttatacatgtaaaaattaaaaaatagaatacattGTTGAGGGAATAAGATTGTTTATTCTGGATCCattttgagtgaccatggcctgagAATACAGACTTAGGTTatcccaaattccatgttccagtGTGGAAGAAGTATACTAAGTTTTTATAgttatacagaacaaagaaagtcacaaatcaaggcaagtttaaaatgcATTGCAGGAAATATCGTATAGGCAGACACAAATAGATGGGAGAAGCTTCACCAGGGTCCCAGGATGCTATCTGATAACATTCTTAGATTTAGCTTAGTAAAATCTGGTCGTCTGTTAGTTAATAGATTTGAAAAGGTTTCAATCAGTCACATGATGCAAGTTCCAATACAGAAAGTGGCAAGGAATGGCTACTCAGGAGAAACTTGTCCACGAAAAGGTAGTTATCCTCTGGCCCTGCAACATTCCATAGTACTGAAATTTTAATCAGCTAATCATTCTCCATAGGTAATTTCTTTTTGTGAATTAATCTTTTCTAGTCAGACactctttcttttcaattttcattCATGGTTCTCCCTATAGCTCTAGCAACATGATTTGTGCATTCTGGGGCCACATGAAGTTTCTTAAATATTATAATGTCTCATGTAGCTAAGAAGGCTGATTCCTAGGATGTGATGTAGATGAAGTTGAGTAGAGGACTGGAAAACAGTCTCCAGGAGAGAGGTCTAGCTGGTATAGGCCTTTAAGGAAGAAAGTCTTGGAACATATCAAAACCATTATCCATTACGTAACATATCTGAATTATTTTTACATAGTCTGTATCTGATGTAACATTTGCATGTAACATAAAATCACTACACTTaaaattaagtaataaagaaCACAGTTTATCCGAATGGAGTGAAAGTTAACAAATAAACACAACATCTAAATTAAccaaaatttacatatatattaaaagattGACAACAGAGTTCTCTTTGTATTTACAGTTATTTCTATTCAATGAACTTTCTTCCTTACATTTACATAGTAGAAATGAACTTTCGGTCGAGCAgtggtggtgcccgcctttaatcccagcatttatgaCGTAAAGGCAAGTGGATCCATGTCAAGTAGCGTTTATACGCAACATTGACTCATTAGTATCTGGGTTTTAATCTATGTAAGGTAACTTGAGAAGTAGTTGGTAGAACTTTATGAAATCTCTTTCACGGAGGGAAAATAACCCCTCTGTcttgttctcttctttttcccagaatggAATACCTGGGAAAACCCCATTAGCCTTACAGCCCAATTTTGTATATAcctttttagaatttttatatcTGCCAGACCTGTTACATGAGGCAGTGGGAATTAGGTTTTATATAGATATTCCCCAGAATAGCAGTGTGCTAATGCACAGATCCAGTAGCAGACCATGAATGGATCTAGGTAATGTCTATTTTGACATTAGTGACACTAAGACACTCAACGTGTTTGTGTtcagaaaagcagaaacaaaggaaaatagaaCTGAAGTCTAGAAGGATTGGTCTGTCAAATGACAGACAGGGAAACTGCCCAACAATGCTTGAAGATGGGTTCAGCATAAATTCTCAGGAATGCTGAGGTGGGGACACAGACCTAGCTGCACTTGGCTATCTTTCACAGTTTGAAGTGTCCTCCTAAGCTTTGACTCAGGCCAAACAGATTTGGGGCTTTGAGGCTCAAAAGAATTTTAGGACTGGTTTGAATTGTAAAGACACTGTAATATATGTAAGAGagttaaaaggagaaaacagttgCTCAAGGAAAACAGTAAGAcatgaaagatataaagaaacaaggaaagtaaTGAGCAGGGAGGTATTTCAAATTTGTCTTTAGTATATCAAAttgatttttatctatttattttagcattatcatttaacacatatattttatgtgtgttaaaAGACTCATTTTAAGATTGAATTACacattttattagttattttctgaacagatattttacattttaattaaagcaGGCTgttctttgtgatttattttttaatactttgCCTAGCACTTTCCAAAGTGTACATGATAAACCCCTTTATAGTTAGTTATATTTACATCTTTCTTCCCCACAAATACTTTCAAGTTAATAATTATCACATTTagacttcctggtcttcctggagGGGCTATAATccccgaatactgcctctctcttcctatcccactcagcttgcatccagaaccccccccttctgcctccctcccctcttcaggcACATCAcatcatccagctcagtctgtttgggcgctgggaccGAGTCATGAGGGCTACGGGGCGGGTGGTAGTTTGTCTCAATAGCtggcctgcagcaagcaaggtaggccctttgtttacgaactacctgaccagcatggagatctgatctcggcaccaggagagccatcactggggagagccatcactgggaaggtacatcagtgggcaaggagacctgatcctgtgaatgaagatccataggggagcattcggaggaagagttgggcaggcaccaatgcaagaattcacccaacaatttgaaaaacaacatgaaaccaccagaacccagtgacctcacaacaggaggacatgaacaccttaatcaagaagaagtagaaaaaattgactttatgaaagtgatagaggcccttaaacaggaggtaaaaacctcctttaaagaaatggaggagaagaataacagaaagtttgaagaattgagtaaatctgtgaatgatatcctaggaaaccaaggaaaaacaatcaaacagataatggaaacagttcaagacctgaaaactgaaatggagtcaaggaagaaaacacaaacagagggccgactggacatggaaaatctaggtaaacgaatagagactacagaaacaagcataaccaaccgagtacaagagatagaagaaagaatctcagattctgaagatacaatagagaaaataaacgcactgatcaaagaaaacatcaaatccaacaatctctcatcacaaaacattcaggaaatctgggacacaataaaaagaccaaacctaagaataataggagtagaagaaggagaagtgcagctcaacggtctagaaaatatatttaataaaattatagaagaaaactttcccaacctaaagaagatatacctatgaaggttcaagaagcatacagaacacaaaatagactggatcaaaaaaaaaatccccttgccataagagacagaaacccaccttggagcaccggactgaaatctcaaggtccaaatcagaaccagaaggagagagagcacgagcaaggaactcaggaccgcgaggggtgcacccacactgagacaatggggatgttttatcaggaactcatcaaggccagctggcctgggtctgaaaaagcatgggataaaactggattcgctgaacatagtagacaatgaggactgctgagaaatcaataacaatggcactgggttttgatcctactgcacgtactggctttgtgggagcctaggcagtttggatgctcaccttactagacctggattgaggtgggtggtccttggacttcccacagggcagggaaccctcattgctcttagggctgacgagagAGGGGAActtggatgggggaaggggagggaaatgggaggcagtggaggtaaggaagcagaaatctttaataaagacataaataaattaaaaaaaaagaaagaatattaagagctgcaaaggaaaaatgtcaaattACTtaaaaggtaaacctatcagacttacacctgacttctctatggaaaccatgaaagcaagaaggtcctggatagatgtactgcagaaactaagagaccatggatgcaagcccagactactatacccagcgaagcttttgttcactataaatggagaaaacaaaattttccaggataaaaaaaatttaaacaatacgtagccacaaatccagccttaaagaaagtaatagaaggaaaatcacaaactaaGGAgaccaacaatgcccacaataactcagacatctaatgacccttcaccagcacaactcgaagaagggaaaaacacaaactctactaccaaaaaaatgactgcagttaacaaccactggtcattaatatcacttaatgtcaatggactcaactcacctataaaaaggcacaggttaagagattggatacgaaaacaggatccaacattctgctgtttacaagaaacacacctcaaccacaaagacaggcacctactcagagtaaagggctgggaaaaggcttatcaagcaaatgaacctaagaaacaaacaggtgtggccatactaatttctaacaaaattgacttcaaactaaaatcaatcagaagagatggagagggacattttatactcataacaggaacaattcatcaggatgaagtc
The sequence above is a segment of the Chionomys nivalis chromosome X, mChiNiv1.1, whole genome shotgun sequence genome. Coding sequences within it:
- the LOC130868384 gene encoding melanoma-associated antigen B4-like, giving the protein MPRGQKSKARAREKRLQGLKDAQAKEAEKTESPAGSDQASGDAKPSTSTADFPQQCSAPSSTASQGVTPGRSDKGDQGQGDGNERSSGALLSTRSMQMDLMTRKTGMLMEYMLYKYKVQQSMKRGEMLKVINKRFKEHFPEILKKASYRLDVVFGLELKEVLPHGQAYELVSKLDFEDDGSRSNELDVPTRGILIALLSVIYLNNYCAAEEDVWYFLNALGVYDAIIHVFFGDIRKVITEQLVQEEYIEYRQVPNSDPPSYEFLWGPRAYAEATEIKVMDFLAKVSKALPGVCLYRSEQDLIEEEEEVQAAAAAKSGTKGKAKGRTMTKLSRPTHK